Proteins co-encoded in one Bacillus spongiae genomic window:
- the queC gene encoding 7-cyano-7-deazaguanine synthase QueC gives MKKDKAIVVFSGGQDSTTCLFWALEQFEKVEAVTFNYGQRHALELEVAAEIAADLNVPHHILDMSLLNQLAPSALTRHDEEITEKEGELPSTFVPGRNLVFLSFATILAKQVGAKHIVTGVCETDFSGYPDCRDIFIKSLNVSLNLSMDDQFVIDTPLMWLNKAETWELADQLNAFDYVREKTLTCYNGIKGAGCGECPACQLRKRGLDQYLAGKEE, from the coding sequence ATGAAAAAAGATAAAGCAATTGTTGTATTTAGTGGAGGTCAGGATAGCACTACTTGTTTATTTTGGGCATTAGAACAATTTGAAAAAGTGGAAGCAGTAACGTTTAACTACGGGCAAAGACATGCGCTTGAATTGGAAGTGGCAGCTGAGATTGCGGCCGACCTAAATGTTCCTCACCACATTTTAGATATGAGTTTATTAAATCAATTAGCTCCTAGTGCCTTAACACGTCACGATGAAGAAATTACTGAAAAAGAAGGAGAACTTCCTTCAACATTTGTTCCAGGAAGGAACTTAGTTTTCTTGTCGTTTGCGACTATATTGGCGAAACAAGTAGGGGCTAAGCACATAGTAACGGGCGTCTGTGAAACGGATTTTAGTGGTTATCCAGATTGCCGTGACATCTTTATTAAGTCATTAAATGTTTCTTTAAATCTTTCCATGGATGACCAGTTTGTTATTGATACGCCATTAATGTGGTTAAACAAGGCAGAAACTTGGGAACTTGCAGATCAATTAAATGCGTTTGATTATGTACGGGAAAAGACATTAACTTGCTATAACGGTATTAAAGGTGCAGGCTGTGGAGAATGTCCTGCTTGCCAGCTTCGTAAAAGAGGATTAGATCAATACCTTGCTGGAAAAGAGGAATAG
- the queD gene encoding 6-carboxytetrahydropterin synthase QueD → MLQQIYPTPNHDYQYELNKDMQFAAAHYVPHEAAGACQNVHGHTYFVNITIVGDELDETGFLINFQHIKQLIHKRFDHTLLNEDPTFSKEDSNHFSTTEVMARKVWELIQEHLNTLPTKPKCAQVFVRETPTSYCIYRPRKELLLK, encoded by the coding sequence ATGCTTCAACAAATCTATCCAACACCAAATCATGATTATCAATATGAACTAAACAAAGATATGCAATTTGCAGCAGCTCACTATGTTCCTCACGAAGCGGCAGGAGCTTGTCAAAATGTACATGGACACACATATTTTGTAAATATCACCATCGTTGGTGATGAGTTAGATGAAACGGGCTTTTTAATAAATTTTCAACATATTAAGCAGCTGATTCATAAACGCTTTGACCATACATTATTAAATGAAGATCCAACCTTTTCAAAAGAGGACAGTAACCACTTTTCTACAACAGAAGTAATGGCACGAAAAGTTTGGGAACTCATTCAGGAGCATTTAAATACACTTCCGACGAAACCTAAATGTGCTCAAGTGTTTGTTCGAGAAACTCCAACGAGTTATTGTATTTATCGACCGAGAAAGGAGCTTCTTTTAAAATGA
- the queE gene encoding 7-carboxy-7-deazaguanine synthase QueE, with amino-acid sequence MKKFPILEVFGPTIQGEGMVIGQKTMFVRTAGCDYACDWCDSAFTWDGSGKDDIRLMDAEEIWGELKKIGGDQFSHVTISGGNPALIPHMSELLSIFRANGVTTALETQGSRWQDWFVEIDEMTISPKPPSSKMTVDRERLDEIVTNLQTQNVNTSLKVVIFDETDLAFATEIHQRYPKIPFFLQAGNPYVYEANDDKLINELLNRYQWLIDQVMESSSLNNVRVLPQLHTYVWGNKRGV; translated from the coding sequence ATGAAGAAATTTCCGATATTAGAGGTTTTCGGTCCGACTATTCAAGGAGAAGGAATGGTCATTGGACAAAAAACCATGTTCGTTCGAACGGCTGGTTGTGACTATGCATGTGATTGGTGTGACTCTGCTTTCACTTGGGATGGTAGTGGTAAAGATGATATTCGCTTAATGGATGCTGAGGAAATATGGGGGGAATTGAAGAAGATAGGTGGCGATCAGTTCTCGCACGTTACCATTTCTGGAGGGAATCCAGCCTTAATCCCCCATATGAGCGAGTTACTATCAATCTTTCGAGCAAATGGAGTGACGACGGCCTTAGAAACACAAGGAAGTAGGTGGCAGGATTGGTTTGTTGAGATAGATGAAATGACGATCTCGCCGAAGCCACCTAGCTCCAAAATGACTGTCGACCGTGAACGGTTAGATGAAATTGTCACAAACCTACAAACCCAAAACGTAAATACAAGTTTAAAAGTTGTTATTTTTGATGAAACCGATTTAGCCTTTGCTACAGAGATACATCAAAGATATCCTAAGATTCCGTTCTTCTTGCAAGCTGGTAACCCTTATGTTTATGAAGCGAACGATGATAAACTAATCAATGAGCTATTAAATCGCTATCAGTGGCTTATTGATCAAGTCATGGAATCATCTTCACTAAATAATGTTCGGGTTTTACCTCAGCTCCACACTTATGTTTGGGGAAATAAGCGCGGAGTATAG